From Longimicrobiaceae bacterium:
GTCGCAAGGGCTGCGGGGTCGCCCCGGCCGCAGGACCGGACGGCGGTGGGGCCGCCGCAGCGCTGGACGGGGGCACCTGGGTGGGCGGAAGGTCGAAGTCGATCGACGCGGCGGCCGGCTCGACATTCCGCTCCCGGCTCCAGCTCCCCGCGCCCTCGTCCGCCAGGGCGTCCAGGGGAGGGGCCACGGCGCGGCCGAAGAGCCGCTCGAACTCGTCCGTCGCCGGCGGCGGTGCCGGCGCGGCGGCCGGCCCCAGCCACTCGTCGAAGGTGCGGAAGTCCATCAGGAAGCGGGTCACCACCACCGCTCTCCCGTCGACATCCAGCACCTCCAGGATTCGCTCGCGGCGATCGACATCGATCTCGCCGAGCCGCGTAAGGATGCCACCCCGCCAGGCCGCGAGTGAGGCGTCGAGAAAATGCACCATCACGATCGCTCCGGTCCTGCTGCGCGCGAGGTAGGTTTGCGACCCCTCGACGACCGGTCGGATCAGGGGATAGCGCGATTCGAGCTCGGTGCGGTTCATGGCGGGGCGGAAAACGAGCGGAGAGGCTGTTCGGTGGCGGCAAGCTTCACTGGCCCATGGCTGGCCTCGCCCGTATCATTCGGGTGGGCTGCCCATCCTTGCAACTCTACACCTGGCCTAACCACGGCGCAAACGACTGTCGTGTATCTGGAGACTGTCCGCGACCTTCCACGCTCGTCGCTATCCGGCCCATCCTCGAACCCGATCGTCCTGTCGTGAGCTCGCTCGGCCGTGTCGTCTGGCATGAAGGCATGCACCTGTCGCAGCACCACTTCCAGGCGCAGAGCCGATATTTCGAGGAGCTCATCCGCTTCGTCGCCACCTCGCTGGCGCCGGAGACCTGGGGTCTGGCGGGCTACGAGCTCGACGCCGAGGCGCTCCGGAACGACACCGTTGCGCTGGTACACGCACGCGGCCTGATGCCGGACGGCCTCCCGTTCCAGTTTCCGGAAGATCCGCTTCCGAGCCCGCTCCCGATTCGCGAGCTCTTCTCCCCCACGCGGGACAGCCATCTCGTGCTGCTGGCCATCCCCCCGTTCGTGGAGGGGCGGCCGAATCTCTCCTCGGGGGAGTCGGAAACGGCCGGAGTACGTTTCGCCTCGGCGACCAAGCTCGCGGTGGATGAGGCGGGCGGCGTCGACACGCGGGAAGTGCTGATCGCCCGCAAGAACTTCCGCCTTCTCCTCGACGCCGAGGTATCCGAGGATCTCGTCACCCTCCCGCTAGCGCGCGTGCGGCGAGACGGCTCCGGTCATTTCGTCTACGATCAGGCCTTCATTCCGCCGCTGCTCCGGATCGGGGGGAGCTCGAGCCTGCTCTCGGCGCTCGATTCCCTGATGGAGAAGCTCTCCGCCCGCGCAGCATCGCTCGCGGAGGCGAGCGGATCGCCGGAGACGGAGGTGGCCGACCACTGGCTGGCCCACACGCTCCACGAAAGCCTCGGAACGCTCGGCCACTATCGGCGCTTGCGGCAGGCGCATCCGGCCGCACTCTTTGCTGAGCTAGCACGGCTGGCGGGAGCACTCTGCACCTTCTCCATGCACGCCCATCCGCGCGACCTGCCGACCTACGATCACGCGCGGCCGTGGGAGTCGTTCGGAGACCTGATGCGCCGCATCGTTGAGCTGCTGGACGTGGTAGCTCCCTCCAACACCATTCGCATCCCGGTGCGGCCGGTAGCCGAGGCGTTCTACGCGGCTACTGTTACGGATCCGCGGGCGTTCGGCAACTGCGACTGGTACCTCGCGGTGCGGTCCCGCCTGGATCCGGCAGAGCTGGCCGGTGCTGTTCCCCGGCTGGTGAACATCTGCTCGGCACGGCACATCGACCGTCTGGTGCGCGAGGCAATTCCCGGATTGATCCCGAAGCACGTACTCTCACCTCCACCCGGGGCTGCGCCGAGGGCAGGCACGGAGTACTTCTCCATCCCCCGCACCGGGCCCTGCTGGACCTCCATCGTGGACACCCGGGAGGTGGGGCTGTACGTGCCCGCAGCGCTCGCGGAACCTGAGTTGGAGATTATCGTGACCTTACATGTTTGAGGGACGGGGTGGTCCGGCGCCCGTCGCCCCGGTATATTGACGCGGCGACGCCCCCCTCCTCTTTTCCGCCTTCCCAGACTCTATGTCGACCGTCGCCCCACCGACCCTCCAGCATCGATCGACGCCTCCCGCGACGACCCGCCGCGGCGCGCTTGCGCTTGCGCTGCAAGAGCCCTTGACGGCGGGTGCCCGGCTGCGCGCGAACAGGCAGGTGGCCTCCGACGGTGAGGCCTTCCGCACCCAGATCAAGCACCTGATTGCGCGCGCCGACCAGGAGGCTCGTGCCCAGGGTTACGATCCCGCCGATGTGAAGCTGGCGGTCTACGCTTATGTGGCGTTTCTCGACGAGTCGGTCCTCAACTCCGGCCAACCGATGTTCGCCAACTGGGCGCGTCAGCCGCTCCAGGAAGAGCTGTTCGGCGATCATCGCGGCGGCGAGCTCTTCTTCCACTACCTCGATGAGCTGCTCGCCCGCCCCGATTCGGAAGACCTCGCGGAC
This genomic window contains:
- the tssK gene encoding type VI secretion system baseplate subunit TssK, producing MSSLGRVVWHEGMHLSQHHFQAQSRYFEELIRFVATSLAPETWGLAGYELDAEALRNDTVALVHARGLMPDGLPFQFPEDPLPSPLPIRELFSPTRDSHLVLLAIPPFVEGRPNLSSGESETAGVRFASATKLAVDEAGGVDTREVLIARKNFRLLLDAEVSEDLVTLPLARVRRDGSGHFVYDQAFIPPLLRIGGSSSLLSALDSLMEKLSARAASLAEASGSPETEVADHWLAHTLHESLGTLGHYRRLRQAHPAALFAELARLAGALCTFSMHAHPRDLPTYDHARPWESFGDLMRRIVELLDVVAPSNTIRIPVRPVAEAFYAATVTDPRAFGNCDWYLAVRSRLDPAELAGAVPRLVNICSARHIDRLVREAIPGLIPKHVLSPPPGAAPRAGTEYFSIPRTGPCWTSIVDTREVGLYVPAALAEPELEIIVTLHV
- a CDS encoding DotU family type IV/VI secretion system protein, whose amino-acid sequence is MSTVAPPTLQHRSTPPATTRRGALALALQEPLTAGARLRANRQVASDGEAFRTQIKHLIARADQEARAQGYDPADVKLAVYAYVAFLDESVLNSGQPMFANWARQPLQEELFGDHRGGELFFHYLDELLARPDSEDLADLLEVFQLCMLLGFRGRYGAVDDGGLRTRLQAVHQKIERIRGRPGALSPIAALPQDDRLPELRDPWLRRLLLFVGALLLITVVLYVVFRLSLGGQVNDLRDLATELLRQ